Proteins from one Gimesia maris genomic window:
- a CDS encoding phytanoyl-CoA dioxygenase family protein, producing the protein MNQEEVVRQYQSQGFVHLPAWYGEETLDEIRSAVERYNREVVPGVPESDVVFEADGTAIRNCWRMQAHDPFFTRLPAEERLQTLITELVNGTPTCMGVETFNKPAKVGSGVPPHQDNAYFCQDPPDVLTVWIALDDVTPENGPVHYLPGSHTQGVHEHVPSGVKGNSFGLAKTVDETQAKAALLKAGDILIHHCQTIHFSAPNVSDFPRLGLLLVFRGEHTQDSQEMKAAYQKARALMEAGTS; encoded by the coding sequence ATGAACCAGGAAGAAGTCGTCCGCCAATATCAATCTCAGGGATTCGTACATCTTCCAGCCTGGTATGGCGAGGAAACCCTGGATGAAATCAGGTCTGCCGTCGAACGCTATAACCGGGAAGTCGTACCGGGTGTGCCTGAAAGTGATGTCGTCTTCGAAGCTGATGGTACCGCCATCCGCAATTGCTGGCGGATGCAGGCGCATGACCCCTTCTTTACCAGACTTCCTGCAGAAGAACGTCTGCAGACCCTGATTACAGAACTGGTTAACGGCACGCCGACCTGCATGGGTGTCGAGACCTTCAATAAACCAGCGAAGGTAGGATCGGGTGTGCCGCCACATCAGGACAATGCTTATTTCTGTCAGGATCCGCCGGATGTACTCACCGTCTGGATCGCTTTGGATGATGTCACACCGGAAAATGGTCCCGTTCATTATCTGCCTGGTTCGCATACGCAGGGCGTGCACGAGCATGTGCCTTCCGGGGTCAAAGGCAATTCGTTTGGTTTGGCGAAAACGGTGGACGAAACGCAGGCGAAAGCTGCATTGCTCAAGGCAGGCGATATTCTGATTCATCACTGTCAGACGATTCACTTCAGCGCGCCGAATGTCAGCGATTTTCCCCGCCTGGGCCTGCTGCTCGTTTTTCGTGGCGAACACACGCAGGATTCCCAGGAAATGAAAGCCGCGTACCAGAAAGCACGGGCATTGATGGAAGCGGGTACCTCTTGA
- a CDS encoding acyltransferase family protein: protein MKSSTGKYYIGLDHLRALAAFMVFSWHFIHTAIPFTYTPSLFPLSLFNEGHTGVALFMTLSGYLFAKLLDGKRIRYGSFLWNRVLRLAPLLLFVLALNSIKYYYRGASVLSICEHYLTGLIKPTLPNGGWSITVEFHFYLLLPILLYLSRASKYALSFVVCCAILIRLIIFQVRGEVQELAYWTIVGRIDQFLLGMIAFQMQSWIKQRHLLVLGSIAAFSLFYWYFDRSGGFYNSPSYPSNRSIWVYFPTLEGLTYGLLIAWYDNSFSHSQSWGSRFIALIGTYSYSIYLLHYFFTGFFIGLLHGYVLPITNFYIAFCFSVTGFLLMVPIGYLSFRFIESPFLKLRTRYLIDEPAGSTLEMKAAEETETLPT, encoded by the coding sequence ATGAAATCTTCTACAGGAAAATATTATATCGGGCTGGATCACCTCAGGGCTCTGGCTGCATTCATGGTGTTCTCCTGGCATTTCATTCATACAGCGATTCCTTTTACTTATACACCTTCCCTATTTCCGCTCTCACTGTTCAATGAAGGACACACGGGAGTGGCTTTATTCATGACATTGAGTGGGTATCTGTTTGCCAAGTTGCTGGATGGGAAACGAATCCGGTATGGATCTTTTCTCTGGAACCGGGTTTTGAGATTGGCTCCCTTGTTGCTATTTGTACTCGCCCTGAACAGTATCAAATATTATTACCGCGGCGCCTCTGTCCTGTCGATCTGCGAGCATTATTTAACCGGCTTGATTAAACCAACTTTGCCCAATGGGGGCTGGTCGATTACGGTTGAATTCCATTTTTACCTGCTGCTTCCAATATTGTTATACCTCTCGAGGGCTTCGAAGTACGCTCTCAGTTTCGTGGTTTGTTGTGCGATTCTTATTCGGTTGATCATTTTTCAGGTAAGGGGGGAGGTTCAGGAGTTGGCTTACTGGACGATCGTTGGTCGTATTGATCAGTTCCTGTTGGGAATGATCGCTTTTCAAATGCAATCCTGGATTAAACAACGGCATCTGCTGGTCCTGGGCAGTATTGCCGCTTTCTCACTGTTTTACTGGTATTTTGATCGGTCCGGTGGATTTTATAATAGTCCCAGTTATCCTTCAAATCGTTCGATCTGGGTTTATTTTCCGACTCTGGAGGGACTGACTTACGGGCTTCTTATTGCATGGTATGATAATTCTTTTTCGCATTCTCAAAGCTGGGGGTCCCGGTTTATTGCTTTGATCGGCACCTATTCTTATTCCATTTACCTGTTGCATTATTTCTTTACCGGATTTTTTATCGGACTCCTGCATGGATATGTTTTGCCGATTACTAATTTCTACATTGCATTCTGCTTTTCCGTAACAGGCTTTTTGCTGATGGTTCCCATCGGGTATCTCAGTTTTCGGTTTATTGAGTCGCCGTTCTTAAAACTGCGCACCAGATATCTGATTGATGAACCAGCTGGGTCCACTTTAGAGATGAAGGCAGCGGAAGAAACAGAAACACTGCCAACTTAG
- a CDS encoding acyltransferase family protein: MKSSAGKYYIGLDHLRAIAAFMVFSFHFIHIPFPFSYDPTFIPFSLVNEGHTGVALFMTLSGYLFAKLLDGKRIKYGSFLWNRFLRLAPLLFFMVTMQGIYECLHGTTTPVRYFLEMLKGVVMPILPNGGWSITVEFHFYLVLPILLYLSRKSKYSLCLTVCCAILLRLMLREEVGHIQSLAYLTIVGRIDQFLLGMIAFQLRDYIQGRHFLVLSGFTAFAIFYWYFDKAGGFFHNPSYPSNRLVWVYLPTIEGLVYALIIAWYDNSFVHSHGRVSRFVALIGTYSYSIYLLHMFFQKLILLLLERYIMPVSSMPIAFCFSVLGFLIMVPVAALSFRFIESPFLKLRTRYLIDEPAESTLEMKTAEETETLPT, translated from the coding sequence ATGAAATCATCAGCAGGGAAATATTATATTGGCTTAGATCATCTCAGGGCGATTGCTGCCTTTATGGTCTTTTCATTTCACTTTATACATATCCCGTTCCCCTTCAGTTATGACCCCACGTTTATCCCTTTTTCCCTCGTGAATGAGGGGCACACGGGCGTTGCACTTTTCATGACTCTTAGCGGATATTTATTTGCTAAGCTATTGGATGGAAAGAGAATCAAATACGGTTCATTTTTGTGGAATCGTTTTTTAAGGCTGGCCCCCTTATTATTTTTTATGGTGACAATGCAGGGTATCTATGAATGCTTGCATGGTACAACTACCCCGGTCCGCTATTTCCTTGAGATGCTTAAAGGTGTGGTCATGCCGATTCTGCCAAACGGAGGCTGGTCGATCACTGTGGAATTTCACTTCTATTTAGTGCTGCCGATTTTATTGTATCTCTCACGCAAATCAAAATATTCCCTCTGCCTGACAGTCTGTTGTGCTATTCTGCTGCGGTTAATGCTGCGCGAAGAAGTCGGCCATATTCAATCGCTTGCGTACTTGACGATCGTGGGTCGGATCGATCAATTTCTACTGGGGATGATTGCGTTCCAACTGCGGGATTATATTCAAGGACGTCACTTCCTGGTTCTGAGTGGATTCACAGCCTTCGCCATTTTTTACTGGTATTTTGATAAAGCAGGTGGCTTTTTTCATAATCCTTCCTATCCTTCCAATCGTCTTGTCTGGGTCTATTTACCAACGATTGAAGGTCTGGTTTATGCTTTAATCATTGCCTGGTACGATAATTCTTTTGTGCATTCTCACGGTAGAGTGTCCCGATTTGTTGCTCTAATCGGCACCTATTCTTATTCCATTTATTTACTACACATGTTTTTTCAGAAGCTCATCCTTTTGCTCTTGGAAAGATATATCATGCCCGTTTCAAGCATGCCGATCGCATTTTGTTTTTCCGTATTGGGCTTTTTAATAATGGTGCCTGTTGCCGCTCTCAGTTTTCGGTTCATTGAGTCGCCGTTCTTAAAACTGCGCACCAGATATCTGATTGATGAACCAGCAGAGTCCACTTTAGAGATGAAGACAGCGGAAGAAACAGAAACACTGCCAACTTAG
- a CDS encoding DUF1559 domain-containing protein → MSSHRRQQRGFTLIELLVVIAIIAILIALLLPAVQQAREAARRSTCKNKLKQLGLALHNYHDTFNRLPPAYVETAARRGSSGGTCTIGGTRSAPWTILILPYIEQSTLYNKFDFNAKFRNLQNGSGDAVNETLQEQRNVNFECPSDPNSNESLANNNYLGVQGGGDYTAMAAIGKACRAYNIRTYFFNGIFYSDSSTRMRDITDGSSNVFMLGESRYQTLWASSGSAATYWMTWATTSWGDAPAQVGGAYLPINGSSFVPHRDGYKLEVATSYFGSNHIGGAHFLMGDGSVHFISENIDLSTYQTLGIIADGLPVGGYEF, encoded by the coding sequence ATGAGCTCTCACAGAAGACAGCAGCGTGGCTTCACACTCATTGAATTATTAGTTGTCATAGCCATCATTGCGATTCTCATCGCACTCCTGTTGCCGGCGGTTCAGCAGGCCCGTGAAGCAGCACGGCGTTCAACCTGCAAGAACAAGTTGAAGCAACTGGGGCTGGCACTTCACAATTATCACGATACCTTCAATCGCCTGCCTCCTGCTTATGTCGAAACTGCGGCCCGCCGTGGCTCATCGGGGGGAACCTGTACGATCGGAGGCACACGTTCTGCCCCCTGGACCATTTTGATATTACCATACATTGAACAATCCACGCTCTATAACAAGTTTGACTTCAACGCGAAGTTCCGGAACCTGCAAAATGGATCCGGAGATGCGGTGAACGAGACATTGCAGGAACAGCGAAACGTCAACTTCGAATGTCCGTCCGATCCGAATTCCAATGAATCGTTGGCCAATAACAATTACCTGGGGGTGCAGGGAGGCGGCGACTACACCGCGATGGCTGCGATCGGAAAAGCCTGTCGGGCTTATAATATCCGCACGTATTTCTTCAACGGGATTTTTTATTCAGACTCCAGTACCCGCATGCGTGATATTACAGATGGCTCTTCGAATGTCTTCATGCTGGGGGAGAGCCGCTATCAGACGCTCTGGGCGAGCAGCGGTTCGGCGGCAACCTACTGGATGACCTGGGCGACGACGTCCTGGGGAGATGCACCGGCTCAGGTTGGTGGCGCTTACCTGCCAATCAACGGCTCTTCGTTCGTTCCGCATCGCGACGGTTACAAACTTGAGGTAGCTACTTCTTATTTTGGGAGTAACCACATCGGTGGGGCGCATTTTCTGATGGGTGATGGCTCCGTGCATTTTATCAGTGAAAATATCGACTTGAGCACTTATCAGACTCTGGGGATCATTGCAGACGGCTTGCCCGTGGGAGGATATGAATTTTGA